TTTTcttggttttattttgttctttctaaacaGCTACAGTTACTTTTTCAATCAagagttgtaacaaattttagcCTTTATACATTGGTCTCTAACACTTTTGCCCTTAGATGCATCAGTagagaaatatttgaaaatatgaaaattggaagaattcgtagtttcacaattggttaatgaaaaaaaagtattccaagcatgatacagaaaaactgttagaacaaaagttgtagcaaattttatcgtttacacattgctttcaaacagttttgctctcagatgcatcaatagaaagtttaaacccgaaacttttgCCGTGAgtctaaaccagaatgtttctagttcaaggtggagtgttagttgtagttcgAGTAGTTAGACTTTTGactataacggacactccctTCCCCATATAAATCCCCGTATTAATCCATTATaccgaggttttactgtattttttatttgtatattttacGAATACTCACTAatggaaaatattttgtactATTGTTCGACGTAGTTGGAGATTTAGCGATAACGACGCAAATAATACCAATTATCggcaaaaatatatttaatacgATGTCCTACACGAGAAAGATAGATACaatcaatttataataattaaattaattaacttaataggTTATTAAAAggtaatattgtttataaatatttaaaaatgattattattaaaagatttaatttaatttcaagaGGAGTAGGATAACATTTACAGTGTTATACACCTCGATTCAAAGTCCACATTTccagatattttataaatttaacatcacTATCTTAATTGAAACGGGAAACACtttgatgtttttattatatatcatatttCTTCGTATTACACAAAATTTcatgatataaatataatatataaatagaaatgaaataaatatgattaaaaaCTTACAATTTGTAAATACATCCATGGTTTTTGTCTTGCATGGCCCAACGTAAATATCATATACAGGATGAACgacgaaaaaaatattacaatatttgCGACTGAGTATAcgaaaacttttacttcaatttCCGGTTGTAAAGatatataaaatgttacaccagcaaaaataaaaacctttaaaaaattgtaaagattaataataattaattaattgtttttgaaacTTACCAATcctaaaactttaataattcctGATGggtaaaatatgaattttccCGGTTTTAACTTATTTCGAATGAGTTCATCCTGCGTCATGGTAACGATTAACGCTCACATTTAGATCTGTAATTGCAACGGTGTATGCGACAGGTTGTTTTATTATCCGATTTGTAAagtattcattattttttttcaaataacttcACGTCATTTTTCGAGCGGAACcttttaattttctcattAACGTGTACTTATAGATTAGATTAAagattaaatgtttttttcaaaGTCAACTACCGAATTACGTTCTAAAAAAAGATGTGTTATtgatacaatatttattttctcttaaataaaaattggtgtatgcaattaaaattaaaatttataaaaatgtatgcAACCAAATATAGATACAGTAATAGGTACCAAGTTCTGGCATTTCACTATGTTTTTAATAGTTATATTATCTTCGacatcttattatttttttgtcaaCTTGATAATTTATTGGGGCACGATCCATCATGTAGATTCGAATGACGCGTTTTCTGGATCTTATGATTCTGTCACATTTAACATGACTCCACGGACTTTGATTATCTTTGCAATTATTTGTAGATACGCTATGAGGAGAAAAAAGTTGTTGAACCAAAAGGTATTTGGGAAAATCA
This genomic stretch from Onthophagus taurus isolate NC chromosome 7, IU_Otau_3.0, whole genome shotgun sequence harbors:
- the LOC111424592 gene encoding uncharacterized protein; amino-acid sequence: MTQDELIRNKLKPGKFIFYPSGIIKVLGLVFIFAGVTFYISLQPEIEVKVFVYSVANIVIFFSSFILYMIFTLGHARQKPWMYLQIDIVLNIFLPIIGIICVVIAKSPTTSNNSTKYFPLGFGITGNVLLLISAATMFMFYRYKGDNYVPPEPLPERRKTYMIDARPSVHI